From the Ciconia boyciana chromosome 6, ASM3463844v1, whole genome shotgun sequence genome, the window TCGCCTGAGCCCCATAAGGCTCTAATCTACAACGCCCAGcataacagggaaaaaagcagagatacAATGTAAGCGGCTGGCCGGTTTCCCATTCAAGTTAACTGTCAGCATCGTAGTTATTTACAATATGCAGAAAGTATCAGGATGatagttaaaatatttacattaaagaggtgatataaatatttttgcatgcaaaGCCCTCACGAACAGCAGTGGGAGTTTTAACTCTGGATGACTGCAGGATTTGGTATAATCTCTGCTAGCTGGCGATTTTTTCCATGGAAGAGGAAAGATGATGTGAAAGGAGCTGGTAACTTTACAGACCCTTTCTTTTTGTGATCTCACCTTGATTTAACGACTCAAAAATAGAGACAGATTTATTCTAGTTACACGCAAGGTTCAACCCTGCTGTAATCCAGCTACTGGATTCACACAGAATGTTGCTTCCTGAAAGAGAAACGCTTAAAATTTTACACAGTCAGCCCCACAGGATGAACCGTATTTGGATTTTCCAAGACGcatctgacattttatttaagaacagaTTTTGCGTTTCATTTCGCCACCTTCACCCTATCAAGGTTACTGCATGACACCTTATACTTGAGCCTGCATCTCTTTCCCTTTCAAGTTCTTAATCGGTGGCAAACCACGCGGCCTGAGCGACGAGGCGTGCTGGCAGCTTTGCGGGGTCCCCCTGAGGAGGAGTCCCTCTTTGCGGAGTCCCTCTGCGTGGGCCGAGGGGCGCCGCTGGGACAGCCAGCCTGGCCGCGCAGCGGGCATTTCTCACGGGAAAAACGAGACGAGCTGGGCAAGTCCAGGTTGGGGGGGTGTTTATTGAGGGGGAAAGGCGTACGCGCCTCCCTCCGCTCCCGGCGCTGGGCAGCCCCCGCGGGGGGCGatgcccggggcggggggcggccctgcccggcccggcccggcccggcccggccctgccctgccctgcccggcgcTGGGGCCGCTTCCCCCTCCGCGCGGGCTGCCCGGCTTTTAAGGCGGTGCGCCCACAGCCGGCCCCAGAGCGCCGCCAGCCCTCCGCGCCGCCGACCGCGCtacccggcccggcccggcgcggcccgcaGCGGAGCCGGCCGTGCccgcggggcggcagcggcgggggccggggagccCCATGGGGCGtgggcggcgcggccgggggcagcgcggggccgcccgcccctaggctgcccgccgccgccggccgcagCATGCCGGCAGCGCTGCGCCTGCTGTGGCTGGGCTGCCTGTGCAGCCTCTGCCGCGGGTACTTCGAGGGCCCGCTGTACCCCGAGATGTCCAACGGGACCCTGCACCACTACTTCGTCCCCGACGGGGACTACGAGGAGAACGACGACCCCGAGCGGTGCCAGCTGCTCTTCAGGGTGAGCGAGCAGCGGCGgtgcggcgcggcggcggcgggcggcggcgggctgaGCCTGCGGGAGGAGCTGACGGTGCTGGGCCGGCAGGTGGAGGACGCGGGCCGGGTGCTGGAGGGCATCGGCAAGAGCATCTCCTACGACCTGGACGGGGAGGAGAGCTACAGCACCTACCTGCGCCGCGAGTCCGCCCAGATCAGCGACGCCTACTCCAGCTCGGACCGGTCGCTGAGCGAGCTGGAGGGCAAGTTCCGtcaggggcaggagcagggcggCCGGGAGGAGGCCCGCTTGGGCGACAGcttcctggggctgctgctgcacgcCCGCGCCCTGCTCCGGGAGACCCGCCACATCTCCAGCGGGCTGCGGGACAAGCACGACCTCCTCGCCCTCACCGTCCGCAGCCACGGCGCCCGCCTCAGCCGCCTCAAGAACGACTATCTCCGCGCCTGAGCCGGGATCCCCCGGCccgccgggggcgcggggcttCGGTCGGCGccctcggccccgccgccgccccgggaggTGCCCGGGGGCACGGCCGGGCTCTGCTGGAAGGAGCACCTCCTGGCGCCAAGGCGTCCTTCATCCTGGAAAAACTTATTTATTACGTTTGACTTCCTAAACAAACAGCGCGTTCCTATAAACCGGGAGGTTAGAGGTATGCTTAAGTTAATCGCCCGTATTTAAAAAACTGCCCCGTGTTATATCGTTCATCTTCGGTCACAAAGCGAAGTAAGCTTTCTCGTCTCCCTTTCCCTGTCGTCGGTTTATGTATCGCCTTTTCTACTGCGGCTCACCTGCCGCAAACGTGGATAAACGTGGTGCTCGCCGGCCACGTCCGGGCTCGCGTGTAGCAGATGCTTAAGTTGCTTGTGTAGTTACTCTCCTTCAGGGTGAGACCTCTGGCCCTCTATTAACTTTCTTAAACTTTTGTAACGGTATGTATTTACGCACGTAAAACGTTGTTCTACTACATAACTTAAAGCTGTGATTTCCATTTGCGTTTTGAAAGATGGGAACTATTCTGGCAGGATTTGTACTTCCAGGCTTGCTTATCTGTGACTCTAAGCTATCACAACCCCAAGAGCCAGCCAAAAAGGCTTATGTCAGATGCTGAGAATGCTGATGCAGATTTTTATAGTAAGAAGAAGGAGCCCTAGCAGTGAGTGTAGGTTCAGATCCCAAATTTGAGAGCTGGGTTTCTTAGAGCATGTTTCTGAAGCAGACAAAAAGGTTTAGTCTGTGCCAGCACAGTGACGTTTCTTGTTGGTGCCTTTGTACTTTTGCTAGCTAAgctattaataaaattatttgtgctcCTAGACAATAGCAAAAGTGCCtagggggaaggagggggaggattgtttgggtttttagaCTCATTGCTATTTAATTGTCCATTTGGGGTAATATGGCTACTCAGTTACAGATACTGCAGGCAGAATCACTGTTTGGATGAAAAAAGTTCATAtgttgttttaataaatatttgaaaacaatgttAAAGCAcggttttttcttttattgttctGCTTGAGACGCTCTTGATTTAAAACATGCTGTTGTAACATgtcttttcagcaaaaaattGCGAGTATGTAGATCCTGCCAAATGAAATAACTTGctttttagtaaaaataaataaaaatttacagaCTCAAGAGGTAAGCaagtttcattaaaagcaaTGATACAGAAGGGTGTGTAGGGCGGATTTTTTTGAGTTTGAAAGCCTTTTTAAGAAACTAGCAACCTCGTCGCACTAGAAGAGAAGCTGTTTGATGCACATTTGGGGTCCCATCTTGTTGACCCTACTCACGTTGTTACACTTTGGTCTGCAAACCATCCAGTTGGTAAGTTACTCGGAAGTGCAGCAGGTCAACGTAAGTCACCTGGGACCAGAGCGCTGAAGGCACCGAGAAGTGTCTGATGAAGGTACATGCTTGCAGAACCTCTGGACCATCCAGGCAGCTCACTTTCACTAAAGGCAGTGAGGTGTAGCTCCTAGCAGGATGCTTTAAGATGTCAGTTTGCACCTTTAGATCCCCAGTATCTTTGAAGATCTGCCTTTCCGGCCCCtgaaacaactgaaacatcttattgattgacttcagtggaaccGTGAAGTGTTGCTTTCAAGTATGTTTTCAAGTGAGAAGGTATGACGGGTTCTAGCtctcaaaaattaatttctttgtgatACTTTCCTTGCCATTAGGGTTAGATATAACAACACAGGAGCAAAAAGGGCCATCTGAGTCACTGAGTCTTGTCTGTCCGCTGTCACAGCAAACCATATAGCGTTTCTGGGAAGGACCAAGCTCTAAAAGCGCCTTGAGAGTTTCATTCACGTCctgtctctcctttctctctgaaTCTTACCCATTTAGAAGTAGGTGCCAAAGATGTCATGTGGTTCCATTTGGGCCCAGATGCTTCTTAAAAGGAGTTTTAGTCTCTGCTTACCCACTTTCTGAGTCGTTGGTTATAACATGAATAGTAAACATCAGTACAGAAACTAAAATGGCAGGCCATGCTGGTTTTTTAGCTATATGAGAGCAGTATTCAAATCCTAATAGGAAAATAGTAGTAGTAGCAGTAGTGTAAAACACAGCTTCTTGAATATGCTTTAAGCAGCTTGGCTATTCTGTTTGCAGCATCAAACTTTTAGTCAAGCTCAAACTATCCCAATGTATGCAGCATACCAAGAGAGTAAATGTTTGCAGAGCGCTTACTTTTCAAAGCAGGAGATTACGTGACCTATGGAGATTTGCAGTATAACTCATTCCGCTCAATACCCCTGCCTGTAAGTTGTCATCTAATTAAGCAAAACCATGGTTCTTTAACATCCACACTAACATTTCATACGATAAATATGAGTATTTTGATAAATAGCTCCATTGATTTATGTTTCAGCAaagtataaacatttttatatttgcaattGAAACAAATTCAGAATTCTGCTCTGTAACATTCATTATAAAAGGCTTTAAATGttctctttcaaaaagaaaatgcatacaTCTGAGTCTGGTCCATGCTTAAGTTCACATGTTTAGTAAAAAGGGTCAGTCTTATGTGGATTTGATTAAGCCAGTACAAAACTTTTAAGACATTCAAACCTACTAGAATTTGATTTACGTCATTTTGACTGGTCTAAGCAAACGTATATATTAAACATATCcattaaatgtattaattttgaGTCAGAATTGATGCATTAAATGGCCTTCATAAATCTGCAGTGCCTGCAAGAACTGGGTGTTTAGTGATATCCAGCagtttaaagttttaaattcaaaatagtTCTTTGAAAACTACATTGCAATCCTCTTtgcaatcttattttttttcctgcttttgcttttttatctgATAAAACTTATTTAATTAGGAGAGATGAAGATCCTCTGGTTTTACACAGCCTATTTCAAATAGTAAAGGCCTTTTAATCATTGAAAACTCAATAAGGAGTTTTAAGCAGAGAGCTTTAAAAGGATGATTGTAGCAGCTATTTTGACCCAATAGCTCCTCCTGTTGTGTTTAAATATTGCATCAGTATTGggctcttttttcttcttttctttttttttttttttttttttaaatgcagaagttCAAATTAAGATTAAGCTGACTTGGTCTTTTTTGTGGTGTcctggagattttcaaaatatatattgttttctgaatttattaaaGAGTTGATGGTACTGAAGAGCAGATGacaatgttttctgaaaaaaaataagtaacgCAGCTGGGACAGTCACAGAAAGCTTACTTAATACTTACGTTTTCTTTGCCACTCAGCCTGTGATTTAACTCACCAAGAGTCAAAGCAAGGCATTAAGAGACACACCTCCACTCCTCTCCAGGTAGCTTACTTTTGAAGGCGATGCTCTGCTGTGGACATTCTCATGTCTACTGATACACACATGGGGAGGAAGAAGCTTAGAGCGT encodes:
- the FIBIN gene encoding fin bud initiation factor homolog isoform X2 → MPAALRLLWLGCLCSLCRGYFEGPLYPEMSNGTLHHYFVPDGDYEENDDPERCQLLFRVEDAGRVLEGIGKSISYDLDGEESYSTYLRRESAQISDAYSSSDRSLSELEGKFRQGQEQGGREEARLGDSFLGLLLHARALLRETRHISSGLRDKHDLLALTVRSHGARLSRLKNDYLRA
- the FIBIN gene encoding fin bud initiation factor homolog isoform X1, which translates into the protein MPAALRLLWLGCLCSLCRGYFEGPLYPEMSNGTLHHYFVPDGDYEENDDPERCQLLFRVSEQRRCGAAAAGGGGLSLREELTVLGRQVEDAGRVLEGIGKSISYDLDGEESYSTYLRRESAQISDAYSSSDRSLSELEGKFRQGQEQGGREEARLGDSFLGLLLHARALLRETRHISSGLRDKHDLLALTVRSHGARLSRLKNDYLRA